The Manduca sexta isolate Smith_Timp_Sample1 chromosome 9, JHU_Msex_v1.0, whole genome shotgun sequence genome segment GTTAATATAACAAATTCTACATTAGAGTCCTCCTGTTGGCTGATGGTCCTCAGTGCAGAGATTTCTTGGTAAGTACACCCCCCTATAAAGAACACTAGGATTACGCGCGGGTTCTCTATCGAGGAGGAATTTTCGCTGGACGCTGAATTACGACGATTCATGCGAGCTTGGGATGTTTGCAGCTCATCGATTGTGGGGCCTGGTAGAAGGCCGAGCATGTCTTGAATACCtagaataaaattatcttttgaaTCTTTAgctcagtattttttttaattgtaatacctaataatttaataattacttgtaataatttttgATTCACGCTTgatttgtttcattataattaagcCTTTGTAACAGTTTAATAGTCAACATTCATGTATTTCGTATAGTACCTTGCGATTGCATTTTGCGGTTCTAAGCAGAGTACTGTATAGTGCCCTAAGCCTATCGACGCTTTTGTAATATTtcgttgtaaatatattattttcaatgttagTGGATGACGTAATATAATTAGGCAGACTTATCGCCCGGGTGGTGTATTGTTGTTCTTAATAGAGAAGTATTTTTAATGGTCATTGTTTCACCATCATATGTAATTTCCATCAGCGGCAACGACATAGAATCATCTTTCGACCCATATAAAGAAAACCTGTAGATCGGCAAATCCGTAACTCAAAATAGAATATTGAAAATCGGAAAAATGCCTTTAAAAATTAGTTCAAAACGTATTCTATAGTACTAATTAATATGTGTCAGGAAAGGACTCAAAAACTAACTAAAAACCGTAAAAATACGtctgtatatttaaatacaggTGCAGAACCTTGCACATCAAgcacattttaaatgttatttggggCGTTAAGTGTGCGTCACCCTTTATACGAGTACTTTAATTAGCTTCACTCTGAGTTAAATTGGAACAAGCAGGTCACGTTTAGAATTGAATAGAGCTTATCATtgctatatataatatgttcagTGTGTTACTATCGCCACATTCATTAAGAGATAATATCGTAAATCCGTTTTTGAGGTATGTCGATGGCTGTTTAATCATATTCGCGTTTACGTATTTGGACGGACGAGTAGTTCTAATATTCTGAAATCTGACAATTAAAATTGGTGTAATTTTTCCACTTGGAAACAACACGCGCGTTGGTTCGGGATTGAAAATTGGGCCTGCATACAGCCCATTATCATGTCAAGGGGCGGAAATAAGCCCGGAAAACCGTGGGTGCAGTAATTGCTCTACATATAGACAGCGgaatttatttgcattatacgtatttgtgtacaaaaatggttatatatttaattttaggcaTTAATGTAAAAGTAGCCTTCCCCTCAAATGGTCCTTCGAACCTAGGTGACGATGAACGTCTAACTTTAGTTTCAAATTTAGTTTTCAatcgattttatatttcatgataATGTTTGAGATATTCTCtcttatctaatttttttttcattagtattttgtctttattatgtcttttaaaacaagtaaataaGAGAAAATGGCGTAATATTAActgaaatgacaaaaataataaaaatactgcatTGGATGTAAGAATCTAGTATCTAAATGGATACACCTTGTTCCCTGAACGCAACAACGCccttataaaactttaaatgaatgtgttatctttattttaacaaaacatatgaGCGCTTGTCACATTTGCGTATGAATTAACAATACGTTATCATTATAGTTATTAATGCAGATGACTCACCGCTCCAACCCTTGTTTTTAGCAATATGTTCGCTAAGTCGTACGGTTAAAGGTGTATATTTGTTCACCAAATAACTGTCGTTTGTGTTTTTCTCCGAATCGTCCATAGTCAGATGTAGAGCCTGCAATTGTTtactcattttaatatttcacatcCATTTAATGCAAAGAATTTCTatttatgaatacaataaaaagtgCCATGACAAGTTCCACTGATCCCAATAAGTACAATAGAgttccaatataatgtcgacgtATGAATGTCCTTAAGTTAGAGATATTGCTCATTCAATAGTTTTTACCCAACTACCGTGAAGCAAGGAAGGGTAATGATTAGATTTCAGTTTTGTCATTACCTTCCTCAGTACAGCGTATTGGCGCGACCCCTGCTGCGGCTTTAGCAACTCGCATTTCTCCAGATTACATATCGTGAGCCAAGTTTTCAGACCGTATACTTGTACCAATTCTCGTTTGTAGTATTCCAGAACTTTGGGCTTGAGACCGGACCCCGTTGAACATTGAAGGCAGATCAGTCGAAGGACCTATTGACAAAGATAATTTGTTAGtaggtatgtatttttagtcaACCCCTCGGAGCTCCTACGTAAATTTCTTAACATAAGTTAGAAActcgaagtatttttttttgaaagttTATGTCTACTTGGCTGTATTGACTACAGCATAACACGAaatctaatattaatatgatataaactaaaataatattatatattatattatactagcttccgctcgcagcttcgcccgcgtggatttcggacttcaaaaatggagccgagaatgttcgttttacgaagctactcgctaggtgattcgctagcctctaggtaccaagcaagccgcctgcctgtgcgttcgcgaccttatatattatatacaaaagtaatccttatagcatgattcagtattcacgcatgatggcttattattagcgtatttcatgtataactttggcgtttctataccgatttctatgattcctttttatggaatatttaataatgttaacttttttaattagggatgactgagagtgttataaacgtaagagtagacaaatataatgagaaagcttcgaactgctaagctatcgggagttacacgtgttattgtgagtcaaccataaaagatagacatatgctgtcgtgggatattttttacataattttaaggagaacatttccgtcatacatgatttctgtgtagctttaaccattaaggatgcacacgcgacggaagcttaaaaaatgcagtaacttcttccgttttcccaacatttcccttcactgctctgctcctattaattgtagcgtgatgaaaagtatactataaccagcacaggagtatgacaaataattgtaccaagtttcgttaaaatccgtcgagtagtttttgtttctataacggttatacagacagacagacagacagacaaaaaatttacttattgcatttttggcatcagtatcgatccctaatcaccccctgatagttattttggaaatatatttcatgtacagaattgacctctctacagatttattataagtatagattatagtgTAGTAGTAATAGGTGTAGGACATTTTAGTGATAACTGtcttctgttttttttataggggCACGACTAAATAGcaccactgcatctgatgacAAGTGTAGTGACTAGTGGGGCCtagtgtcaactgacgagggatgattttACCATTCGTCAGTCGACAAAATTCTGTCGGCTTTTtgaaaccggatacacaggctaaatatgtgtacagtggtcgctatctgacccgatacaaatatcctactacTAAAATTCTTGTAGCCTACAAAGGTAGAAGATAGTTTGCTGAACACCTTATAAGATAGACATACTTAGATCACAGTAAATAATTagcttacataaataaattgtctttgtttatgtaagctaatttaattaagtaataattaaatattctcatgtaccttgacttatcataagtgcaactatgttcgcctacgtgatgaataaagcattttattttattttattatttaacagtggcgaagggtccatataactcagATTCCTGCCGTCATCccttttctatttttttgtaaaatccaTTGACGCATATATATTCTatggacacgaacgtccatacaaactatttgttcaaaatctgaactaaaatggcaaccaaagcGTTACTGTTATAACTCATTTATTAACTTGTACAACAAATAATCTTAGTCGTTTGACTAAGATTTTTGATTCACATgtaggtttgcacttagactcgcgtttttatattatgagtgccactccgtacacaaacaAAAGCATTGATATTGACACCatgctaaaatcagtttgaatggattacagttcaattcagttgaacacaatgaatgttcggaacgccaaatctagtacgtagtacatatatatcgatggtaaaatctatttatcattagaaagattcgCACACCATATTCATACATATTGGTTTCTTTTTCGGAAATCGTCAACGTTCGCCACTGACGGAACAGTCAGATCATTTTCGAAGTCTCATAAGAACAATAACGTACCTTCGTCAGAGGCGCTTTTTGTGCAATAAGGTCTTCGATGTACGGACACACTTTCTCGTTGTCCACACAATTGAGGAAGTCTTCCTCGCATTGCATAGTGTCGTGAAAGTCGAAGCTGTCTGTTgtctgtaacaaaataaaaaacagttttagtGATGACTATATAGAGTTGCAGTAACGACTTACTACACCACATGGATCTACtgactattaatattatgatatatgtCTGTACTAACTAATATAAAGTAGGTGCTTGTTTATTTGGTCCTCTTATCCgtagactatattttatttcaggaaCGAACTTTAGCGGTTGAAAATATGGTCAGAAGCTAGACTGTGATTAAGTTAATAAAATCTGTACTAAGTAATATTATACAGTATGTGCTTGTTGTTTTGTTCCCATTAtccacataatattttgatttcggAACCGGACTTTCTCTGGCGAGGACGTGGCCAGAAGCAAGACTGATGAAGtcaataaaatcttaattttaaaatataaaatatacctctTTAATATATTCCGCGATGGCAGTGTGTGTGACGAGGGACTGTTTGTTGGCCAGCAACTGCGGCAGACGATCCACAAAATGCCTTATTTCTTGGACCGATTTGTTTTTGTGCCGCTCATCTAGTTGTGTTTTAATCACATGGGTTTTCTTCGACAATGTTGGTCCAACCTAATGGAAAAAGAAATGCATACGTTAGGTACCTTAGACGCCCACAgtcattagaaaataaaattgatatacaTTGTTCGTTTTAGATTAAGATTAACAGAATTCATCCAGGGATCGATTCCCACAAGGCGTCAGACATGCGGGAGGCAATCAGttgttaaaactaaaacatttcaaCATTGTCAAATCATTTAACATCAACCAACATTCCAGCAAAAATATGCTGAATGGTGTGGCGACGATCCACGTATCACCTTCTGAAATTCgcctgtgtatattttattttgaactcaCTAGCAAATTGTGTTAACTGGAGGGACTTATTCACATTAGTCAATAATCTTCTTAGAAGTCCTCTAacttatcatcagataaaatGGACACTGCCATGCTTACACAGTAAAAAATGGGGGGCAGATAAGAAgctgaagaaaaataaatgacagACCGCGGTGAAGCTACAGTCTCGCAGCTCCGTGAACAGCTCCTCGCTGGAATTGAGTATGACGCGTTTCTTCTCGCGCGCCGTCACTTCGGGGTTGGGATCGTCCGCGCTGACAAACTTCTCTCCCGGGAAGGTCGCCGTGCTGCTTTTTATGCCGTAGATCTCGTCTGCGCGGTGATTTTAGTGTTGATTATTTTTCAAGATTTTATACAagattggaaatatttttttatcagcttattatttcattgatataTCTCGATGTAAACACACTAATTGATAAATGGATATGGATGATATTTGGGACACAGATAGACCATGCTCAGCAATTATAGCCTTCTATTGATTCTGAATAAGTATTATGTGGAACTTTTATTCGGAAGATCTTACATCCAGGCAAAGCTGTAAGCAGCACCTAGTAATTAATAGTTCTGCAGTagaatcaaatataattttgtgtagcAATATATCCACAAATGTTTTGGCAGTTATACGAAAAAATTGTTATACGAAAACAAACTTTACGAAATCAAGATAATTAGAAGTCATTAATATCCAACAGCAGAGCTCACCTATAAGCCCTTCGTATGTGAGTTGGGTGGCCATCACACTGGTGAAGTCTATAGCTCTGTCTAGAAGCAGGAGTTGGTCTATACACAATGATGGAGAAACCTTGGTTGGTGAGGCTTGTTCCTCTTTGTTCAACCGACACATAAGGTCCCACACCTGCAAGTGTGTATTGATTTAGGACTTGTAAAtggttaatattaattaatttgtttgataaaataaatatactttctaTAAAACAATTGGTAGCCATTGAATTATACAAACAGTTAAGAGTAAAGCTTTATTTCAAAAGaggataatattattcataaaaatttttCTTTGCCATCAAGAATGTGAATAATATTTGCAGTAGTACCTGTTTCGCTGCTTCCCCTTTACCAAGCACACGAGGAATGGTTCCGTACAACTGTTGTATGGTACGTAACGCTTGGGCTGAATTATATATACATGTTTTGTCACCTTCTAAGTAATTTTCTctgtacatataaaaacataaatataaaaatgcagcATTATATTACACTGCTATAGCTAAATGTAATAATTCACATCTGATAACTAGGTATGCATGtcaactaaatatattatgaattaccTGAAGTCATTTTGCAGTTCCAGCGACATGAAATCATTATCAAATGGTATTATATCACATTTGAACTCCTCTATTGTAAGGTTTCCTGCGACACCTCTGTTTTTTAGCTGTATCTTACACAACTCACTCTTTCTCGGCACCAAGAACAAGTGGAATTCAATAGGTGTTGTTTGCTTTGATCTGCAAAAAAATGTGATCAAATTTTATTGTGACAAGAAGATCCTaaaggttattatttatttattttattgctatgaatgactAGACAAGCTTA includes the following:
- the LOC115441375 gene encoding vacuolar protein sorting-associated protein 33A, which codes for MREAKMSSHLSGGRLNVALVQETTRSELLNLLQQYKGPKVAIWDDWLSGPVGLVAQYSFLQDHDVKNMFPLRPGNLPSISVRHIIFIARPKLALMDLVADYIISIRSKQTTPIEFHLFLVPRKSELCKIQLKNRGVAGNLTIEEFKCDIIPFDNDFMSLELQNDFRENYLEGDKTCIYNSAQALRTIQQLYGTIPRVLGKGEAAKQVWDLMCRLNKEEQASPTKVSPSLCIDQLLLLDRAIDFTSVMATQLTYEGLIDEIYGIKSSTATFPGEKFVSADDPNPEVTAREKKRVILNSSEELFTELRDCSFTAVGPTLSKKTHVIKTQLDERHKNKSVQEIRHFVDRLPQLLANKQSLVTHTAIAEYIKETTDSFDFHDTMQCEEDFLNCVDNEKVCPYIEDLIAQKAPLTKVLRLICLQCSTGSGLKPKVLEYYKRELVQVYGLKTWLTICNLEKCELLKPQQGSRQYAVLRKALHLTMDDSEKNTNDSYLVNKYTPLTVRLSEHIAKNKGWSGIQDMLGLLPGPTIDELQTSQARMNRRNSASSENSSSIENPRVILVFFIGGCTYQEISALRTISQQEDSNVEFVILTTKMINGTTFIESLMEPEQ